One stretch of Pyxidicoccus trucidator DNA includes these proteins:
- the ybeY gene encoding rRNA maturation RNase YbeY: MRLRKGKLIPRDDGKRIEEFVGAASTGTEAASVARMLAPPGWSEPAQRPEFDEVVIVHTGELTVVVDGRRERIAAGEVGLVPRGKRVVYRNDGQGACDYWSVCAPAFRPELAHMEAPAPREAEYHVTLQVAHGQGKEYSRLLSGWARDYLKQLGLSGCELSLSLVDDRAIRRLNRTWRNKDKATDVLSFPAGELPKGTPGPRPLGDVVISLDTAKRQAKEYGRTLESEMARYLAHGLLHLLGHDHEKPRDAKRMAALEEQLLGERGMVADSLQVESRARRARSLM, from the coding sequence ACTCCGCAAGGGGAAGCTGATTCCCCGCGACGACGGCAAGCGCATCGAGGAGTTCGTGGGAGCGGCCAGCACCGGCACGGAGGCGGCGTCCGTGGCGAGGATGCTGGCCCCGCCGGGCTGGTCCGAGCCCGCCCAGCGTCCCGAGTTCGACGAGGTGGTCATCGTCCACACCGGCGAGCTGACGGTGGTGGTGGACGGGCGCCGCGAGCGCATCGCCGCGGGCGAGGTGGGGCTGGTGCCGCGCGGCAAGCGGGTGGTGTACCGCAACGACGGCCAGGGTGCGTGCGACTACTGGTCCGTGTGCGCGCCGGCCTTCCGGCCGGAGCTGGCGCACATGGAAGCGCCGGCGCCGCGCGAGGCGGAGTACCACGTGACGCTGCAGGTCGCGCACGGCCAGGGGAAGGAGTACTCGCGCCTGCTGTCGGGCTGGGCGCGCGACTACCTGAAGCAGCTCGGCCTGTCCGGCTGCGAGCTGTCGCTGTCGCTGGTGGACGACCGGGCCATCCGCCGCCTCAACCGCACCTGGCGCAACAAGGACAAGGCGACGGACGTGCTGAGCTTCCCCGCGGGCGAGCTGCCCAAGGGCACGCCGGGGCCGCGCCCGCTGGGCGACGTGGTCATCTCCCTGGACACGGCGAAGCGGCAGGCGAAGGAGTACGGCCGCACGCTGGAGTCGGAGATGGCGCGCTACCTCGCGCACGGGCTGCTGCACCTGCTGGGGCACGACCACGAGAAGCCGCGCGACGCGAAGCGGATGGCGGCGCTGGAGGAGCAGTTGCTGGGCGAGCGCGGCATGGTGGCGGACTCGCTCCAGGTGGAATCCCGCGCCCGCCGGGCCCGCAGCCTGATGTAG